In the Siphonobacter curvatus genome, one interval contains:
- a CDS encoding CHAT domain-containing protein translates to MRYFILFIIQLSIVFSVQAQQQWKALADSTNFYFATKRNFEKAHEYALKMIEEGKILHKKNPQDSMLAASYFFAGIIKYYAPQGDMQQADYYMSQAIPLFNFFPKTTYLMGRVHSVKAMIELSLNHPDQCLVHAKKAADILEEINIINNSAYLQAQGHRLIVNRNAQTQSGIEENITIVRKILPISARISGKDSKQYYDYLRYYGSMLANQNSFEPKQKAHADSVWDQILMAAKSRPKDEAECLLFAGSYHLFQDSYPQAYNYLTQAAKKGKNLNQPDWYLKAYGLLFELEIKRKNEEAALKWAQLTLKDSACPSHPEWHFITLYSLSDFYYNHRKLKEATQYALEAQQVIDQNPQDQKYYTTKRFYPLSLYNRARLAFLQGNLSQATQGIEEAYHALVRYDSTDSFLGTLALHYYTITQFIDPAKALSIIQNTQQFINTQPNPDKNEFTLLLINAQLDLFRKTGKDAESKRLLDSLSVHYLWPQLVQMPGIGQYIKEAGLTYLQNHEKGAITLLKEQADRLLDEGKLGFNEQIPLHDWLGTYYQYQNEPKKAIVHFKKVMALDTSGQHISYLNHTSLLKLAQSQFQAHQRALALSSYQSLIQQLGDNLSRNLWTMSDWERLNYLKNIDIKSIYSSFFQYPSPQTLGLAYNYKLIRQGTLLKTNRAINQVFQQARTTLDSSLINQLIWVRSQLAHRSSKTFQAQLLRKADSLQKQMGEAAIPLIQSSRIYTWQDVKNSLKTGEAAVEIVRYYFDQNPLDIHYAALLIRPDWKSPQMVSLRNLDETGFNQRYETYRKSNYTEGSWYEIYWKPIQKALGNVHKVYIAPDGLYHSLNLQTLYNADTKRYLSNELELLVLNSTQDVLNPKPTVANNTMVLIGHPNFKVSSTRELPSKHVHHRGGVSFEDLPYTKIEIEELAQIAQKHHHSTQLYLDTAATEALFYTLDSPKVLHIATHGFVKDSPHPEPLELINCGLVLAGAADTTLVNSPIDGILTGYEASLTSLSQTELVVLSACHTGSGRYSEHEGLQSLQKAFLLAGAHSVLMSLWKINDAITVEFMKSFYTHWLNGSSKPEALRQAQAHLRSKYPEPNFWGAFVLIGQ, encoded by the coding sequence ATGCGTTATTTCATACTATTTATAATTCAGCTATCCATCGTTTTTTCAGTTCAGGCCCAGCAGCAGTGGAAAGCCCTAGCAGATAGTACCAATTTTTATTTCGCCACCAAAAGGAATTTTGAAAAAGCACATGAGTACGCCTTGAAAATGATTGAGGAAGGAAAAATCCTTCATAAAAAGAACCCTCAGGATAGCATGCTTGCGGCCAGTTATTTCTTTGCCGGCATTATAAAGTATTATGCTCCTCAGGGGGATATGCAACAGGCCGATTACTACATGAGTCAAGCCATCCCTCTATTTAACTTTTTTCCAAAAACCACGTATTTGATGGGGAGAGTCCATTCGGTAAAGGCAATGATTGAGCTTAGCCTGAATCACCCCGATCAATGCCTGGTTCATGCTAAAAAAGCAGCAGACATTCTTGAAGAAATTAACATTATCAATAACAGTGCCTATTTACAGGCTCAGGGACATAGACTTATTGTTAATAGAAATGCACAAACTCAATCAGGGATAGAAGAAAATATCACCATTGTACGCAAGATTTTACCAATCAGTGCCCGCATATCGGGAAAGGACAGTAAACAATATTACGACTATCTCAGGTATTATGGCTCTATGCTAGCCAACCAAAACAGTTTTGAACCTAAGCAAAAGGCTCATGCCGATTCTGTCTGGGATCAGATTTTAATGGCAGCCAAGTCCCGCCCCAAGGATGAGGCTGAATGTTTACTTTTTGCGGGTAGTTATCATTTATTTCAGGATTCTTACCCCCAGGCTTATAACTATTTGACGCAGGCAGCGAAGAAAGGAAAAAATCTCAATCAACCTGATTGGTATTTGAAGGCTTACGGACTATTATTTGAGCTGGAAATAAAACGAAAAAACGAAGAGGCCGCCTTGAAGTGGGCCCAACTAACACTGAAGGATTCTGCGTGTCCATCGCACCCGGAATGGCATTTTATTACGTTATACTCTTTGTCCGACTTCTATTACAATCATCGAAAATTGAAGGAGGCTACCCAGTATGCGTTGGAAGCCCAGCAAGTTATCGATCAGAATCCTCAGGATCAGAAATATTACACCACTAAAAGGTTTTATCCCTTATCGTTATATAATAGAGCCCGTTTAGCCTTTTTGCAGGGTAATTTATCTCAGGCCACGCAAGGCATTGAAGAAGCGTATCATGCATTGGTTCGCTATGATTCGACTGATTCTTTTTTAGGTACTCTTGCCCTTCATTATTATACGATTACTCAATTCATTGATCCTGCTAAGGCTCTGTCTATTATTCAAAATACGCAGCAATTCATAAATACCCAGCCCAATCCTGACAAAAATGAATTTACCCTATTACTCATTAATGCTCAGTTAGATTTATTTCGGAAAACGGGAAAAGATGCCGAGAGTAAACGTTTACTGGATTCATTATCTGTTCACTACCTATGGCCTCAACTCGTACAAATGCCCGGGATTGGCCAGTATATTAAAGAAGCCGGACTGACTTATCTGCAAAATCATGAAAAAGGAGCTATTACTCTATTGAAAGAGCAGGCGGATCGTTTGCTTGATGAAGGGAAACTCGGTTTTAACGAACAAATACCCTTGCATGACTGGCTGGGGACTTACTATCAATATCAGAATGAGCCCAAGAAAGCGATAGTTCATTTTAAGAAAGTAATGGCATTAGATACGTCAGGGCAACACATCAGTTATCTTAACCATACTTCTCTATTAAAGCTAGCTCAAAGCCAGTTTCAGGCCCATCAGCGCGCTCTGGCCTTGAGTTCCTATCAGAGCCTAATTCAGCAACTTGGCGATAACCTTAGTCGAAATTTATGGACCATGTCAGACTGGGAACGTCTCAATTATTTGAAAAATATTGACATTAAAAGCATCTATTCCTCTTTCTTCCAGTATCCATCTCCGCAAACCCTAGGTCTCGCTTATAATTATAAACTAATCAGACAAGGAACCCTACTTAAAACCAATCGGGCCATCAATCAAGTTTTTCAGCAAGCCCGAACCACTCTCGATTCTTCACTGATCAACCAGTTAATATGGGTTCGAAGTCAGTTGGCTCACCGTTCCTCTAAGACCTTTCAAGCTCAGCTACTTCGAAAAGCCGATTCTCTTCAAAAACAAATGGGAGAAGCAGCTATCCCACTAATTCAATCCTCTAGGATTTACACTTGGCAAGACGTTAAGAATTCATTAAAAACGGGGGAGGCCGCCGTCGAAATAGTAAGATATTACTTTGACCAAAATCCCCTTGATATTCATTATGCTGCTTTACTGATTCGCCCAGACTGGAAATCTCCTCAAATGGTTAGCCTACGAAATTTGGATGAAACGGGCTTTAACCAGCGTTATGAAACATATCGAAAAAGTAACTATACAGAGGGGAGCTGGTATGAAATATATTGGAAACCCATTCAAAAGGCGTTGGGGAACGTTCATAAAGTCTATATCGCTCCCGATGGACTATACCATTCTCTTAACCTTCAAACCCTCTACAATGCGGATACGAAGAGGTACCTATCCAATGAACTAGAGCTTTTGGTTCTGAATTCTACCCAGGATGTGCTCAACCCAAAGCCAACCGTTGCTAATAATACTATGGTTTTAATAGGACACCCTAACTTTAAGGTATCTAGCACGCGTGAACTGCCCTCGAAGCACGTGCACCATCGAGGGGGGGTATCCTTTGAAGATTTACCCTATACTAAAATAGAAATTGAAGAGCTGGCTCAGATTGCTCAAAAACATCATCATTCTACTCAACTTTATTTGGACACGGCCGCCACGGAGGCCTTATTTTATACGCTTGATTCACCCAAAGTTTTACACATCGCAACGCACGGCTTCGTAAAAGATTCTCCTCATCCGGAACCTTTGGAGTTGATTAACTGCGGTTTAGTGTTAGCTGGAGCTGCGGATACCACTTTAGTAAATTCTCCGATCGATGGTATTTTGACGGGCTACGAAGCTAGTTTAACTTCCTTAAGTCAAACGGAATTAGTCGTCTTAAGTGCTTGTCATACAGGCTCAGGGCGGTATTCCGAGCACGAAGGATTACAAAGTCTTCAAAAGGCATTCCTTCTGGCGGGAGCTCATTCGGTGCTTATGAGTCTATGGAAAATTAATGATGCCATTACCGTTGAGTTTATGAAGAGCTTTTACACCCATTGGTTGAATGGATCGTCTAAACCTGAAGCTCTTCGCCAGGCACAAGCCCACTTACGATCGAAATATCCAGAACCTAATTTTTGGGGAGCGTTTGTATTAATTGGTCAATAG
- a CDS encoding RNA polymerase sigma factor — translation MKSEYEILLTFIQGSEEERNATFELIYKEKSPYPYRSALVKHLNKKIGFTKHKTECQELLNDTFLGVFEKPDNALKALSQGVELGKYFMGILRNKIYSRYRNLYREEEINEGMEDIIAPQEEVDECLVWAMESLKETDPLCEKLLRLRFYFGYRSEEMAEIVNRTRGYVDNIMKDRCYSSFMKFYLSCTQT, via the coding sequence ATGAAAAGCGAATACGAGATCCTTTTAACGTTTATTCAGGGAAGTGAAGAGGAACGGAACGCAACCTTTGAATTGATATATAAAGAGAAGAGTCCTTATCCTTATCGTTCCGCTTTAGTTAAACACCTGAATAAGAAAATAGGATTTACTAAACATAAGACCGAGTGTCAGGAGTTGCTTAATGATACTTTTTTGGGGGTCTTTGAAAAGCCTGACAACGCATTGAAAGCATTGAGTCAAGGGGTGGAACTAGGGAAGTACTTCATGGGGATCTTGAGAAATAAAATATATAGTCGATATAGAAATCTTTACAGGGAAGAAGAAATAAACGAAGGAATGGAGGATATCATCGCTCCTCAGGAGGAAGTTGATGAATGTCTGGTGTGGGCTATGGAATCGTTAAAGGAAACTGATCCTCTGTGCGAAAAATTGTTACGACTAAGATTTTACTTTGGCTACAGAAGTGAGGAAATGGCCGAAATAGTTAACCGTACGCGTGGGTATGTGGATAATATTATGAAAGACAGATGCTATTCGAGCTTCATGAAATTTTACCTTTCCTGCACTCAGACCTAG